A genome region from Sceloporus undulatus isolate JIND9_A2432 ecotype Alabama chromosome 1, SceUnd_v1.1, whole genome shotgun sequence includes the following:
- the LOC121926233 gene encoding olfactory receptor 5B21-like, protein MQDINKTHLSNFILLGFSERSEVEIPLFVIFLLIYLLTLTGNLGMIVLIQTDPHLQSPMYFFLSNLSFIDICYSSIILPRLLYDLLADRKVISYIACAAQMWFFTLYATTECYLLAAMAYDRFAAICNPLFYPVAMAKKVCLQLVAGCYMVGLVNASVHACGIFRLSFCGPNEINSFFCDIPPLLRLSCSDSYVSKVVLFVLSTFVVVANAVIVFVSYSYIISTILRMQSSTSRQKTFSTCASHLTAIILYYGSLTFMYVQPGGLEAVEQDKIVSVFYTIVIPMLNPVIYSMRNEEVKKAMKKRLCKKISSQHLKLCSFHISHGADGKVQVNDKGCPLINQ, encoded by the coding sequence ATGCAAGATATAAACAAGACCCATCTATCTAACTTCATTCTGTTAGgattctcagaacgttctgaagTGGAGATACCCTTGTTTGTGATCTTCCTTCTGATCTATCTTCTGACTCTGACAGGAAACCTGGGTATGATTGTGCTGATCCAGACAGACCCCCACCTGCAGTCTCCAATGTACTTTTTCCTGAGTAATCTATCCTTCATTGACATCTGCTACTCTTCCATCATCCTCCCCAGACTACTCTATGACCTCCTTGCTGATAGGAAGGTGATCTCATACATAGCCTGTGCAGCTCAGATGTGGTTCTTCACCTTGTATGCCACCACAGagtgttaccttctggctgctaTGGCTTATGATCGTTTTGCTGCAATTTGTAACCCCTTGTTTTATCCTGTTGCCATGGCCAAAAAGGTCTGTCTGCAGCTTGTGGCTGGGTGCTATATGGTAGGACTTGTGAATGCCTCTGTCCATGCTTGTGGTATCTTTAGGCTGTCTTTCTGTGGCCCTAATGAAATCAACTCCTTTTTCTGTGACATTCCACCTTTGCTACGCCTCTCATGTTCAGACAGCTATGTTTCCAAGGTGGTGCTCTTTGTCCTCTCCACTTTTGTCGTGGTAGCAAATGCAGTGATCGTCTTTGTCTCCTACTCGTACATCATTTCTACCATCTTGAGAATGCAGTCATCCACAAGTAGGCAGAAAACCTTTTCAACGTGCGCTTCTCACTTGACAGCCATTATACTGTACTATGGCTCTTTGACTTTCATGTATGTGCAACCTGGAGGGCTTGAGGCAGTGGAGCAAGACAAAATAGTGTCTGTATTCTACACTATTGTCATCCCCATGCTCAATCCTGTAATCTACAGTATGAGGAATGAAGAGGTGAAAAAAGCCATGAAGAAAAGGCTGTGCAAGAAAATCTCCAGTCAACATCTGAAGTTGTGCAGTTTTCACATTTCACATGGTGCTGATGGTAAAGTCCAAGTAAATGATAAGGGATGCCCTCTTATAAATCAGTGA